The following coding sequences are from one Paenibacillus sp. FSL R5-0912 window:
- a CDS encoding NAD(P)/FAD-dependent oxidoreductase — translation MSDLIIIGGGPAGMFAAFYGGMRQASVTLIESMPQLGGQLAALYPEKYIYDVAGFPKITGQELVDNLSRQMELFQSDIRLEEKVVSVVKQDERHFVVTTDKAEYHSKAIIITAGVGAFEPRRLEVPDAQRFEKANLNYFVSDLNAYKGKKVLISGGGDSAVDWALMLEPIAEQVTLIHRRDKFRAHEHSVENLMASKVNVITPSEITELHGDEFITKVTLSHIKTKETQEIEVDSVIVNFGFVSSLGPIAEWGIEIEGNSIVVDSRMETCIPGIFAAGDITTYPGKLKLIAVGFGEAPTAVNNAKVYIDPEAKLSPGHSSNLKL, via the coding sequence ATGAGCGATCTGATCATCATAGGCGGGGGACCAGCCGGTATGTTTGCCGCTTTTTACGGCGGTATGCGCCAGGCTTCGGTAACACTTATTGAAAGTATGCCCCAATTGGGGGGGCAGCTTGCTGCTCTTTATCCCGAAAAATATATTTACGACGTGGCCGGTTTTCCTAAGATCACCGGACAGGAGCTGGTGGATAACCTTTCACGGCAAATGGAGCTCTTCCAGTCTGATATCCGTCTGGAGGAGAAGGTAGTATCTGTTGTGAAGCAGGACGAGCGCCACTTCGTCGTCACCACCGATAAAGCTGAATATCACAGCAAAGCTATTATTATCACAGCAGGTGTAGGGGCATTCGAGCCGCGGCGCCTAGAAGTGCCTGATGCGCAGCGTTTCGAGAAAGCCAACCTGAATTATTTTGTAAGCGATCTGAATGCATATAAAGGCAAGAAGGTGCTGATCAGCGGCGGCGGCGATTCTGCCGTGGACTGGGCGCTTATGCTTGAGCCTATCGCGGAGCAGGTAACCCTGATTCACCGCCGGGATAAATTCCGCGCACATGAACACAGTGTAGAGAATCTGATGGCCTCCAAGGTTAATGTAATTACGCCATCTGAGATCACTGAGCTGCACGGTGATGAGTTTATAACCAAGGTAACCTTGTCCCATATTAAGACCAAAGAAACTCAGGAAATCGAAGTAGACAGTGTAATTGTCAATTTCGGCTTTGTCTCCTCACTGGGACCGATTGCGGAATGGGGAATTGAGATCGAAGGCAACTCCATTGTGGTAGACTCACGCATGGAGACCTGCATTCCGGGTATCTTTGCCGCAGGCGATATCACTACCTATCCAGGCAAGCTGAAGCTGATTGCTGTTGGATTCGGAGAAGCGCCGACTGCTGTGAATAACGCCAAGGTGTATATTGATCCGGAAGCGAAGCTGTCCCCTGGACACAGCAGTAATCTCAAACTCTAG
- a CDS encoding sporulation histidine kinase inhibitor Sda, which translates to MVELSDEMLLDSYHRAIELQLEHDFIALLLAEIRKRNLHSPVHAVLH; encoded by the coding sequence ATGGTTGAATTGTCGGATGAGATGCTGCTGGACTCTTATCATAGAGCGATAGAGCTGCAATTGGAGCATGATTTCATCGCTCTGTTACTCGCTGAAATTCGCAAACGGAACTTACACTCTCCAGTTCATGCGGTTCTTCACTAA
- a CDS encoding YheC/YheD family protein, with protein sequence MAGRELASKLLKTAALLSDSRVAGYIPRTREYSAAGLLAMLGRYGNVVIKPVVGGGGYGVIKVFRDHRGYGFTYMHNTRIYRDFASMRYALDRFKVKRRYLIQQGISLARISGRPIDYRVKVVKNGDHWEFRSMVGRVARPGLFVTNLCKGGTMLSCRHGLRRSLPGIRTSAKKAEMRRLTLVCIELLERHFPGIGELGFDYAVDHRGKIWILEVNTRPK encoded by the coding sequence ATGGCGGGGAGAGAACTGGCAAGCAAGTTGCTGAAGACCGCGGCGTTGCTTAGCGATTCACGGGTTGCCGGTTACATTCCGAGAACCCGGGAATATAGTGCTGCCGGATTGTTGGCGATGCTGGGAAGATACGGGAATGTTGTAATTAAGCCAGTTGTCGGTGGCGGAGGCTACGGGGTGATCAAGGTGTTCCGGGATCACCGGGGTTATGGCTTCACTTATATGCATAATACACGTATATATCGTGATTTCGCTTCGATGAGGTATGCGCTGGACCGGTTCAAGGTAAAGCGGAGATATTTGATCCAGCAAGGCATTTCACTTGCCCGGATTTCGGGGCGTCCGATTGATTACCGGGTCAAAGTGGTGAAGAACGGCGATCATTGGGAATTCCGCTCCATGGTAGGCAGGGTAGCCCGGCCGGGATTGTTCGTAACTAACCTCTGTAAAGGGGGAACAATGCTCAGCTGCCGCCATGGACTGAGAAGGTCGCTCCCCGGAATCCGGACCTCTGCGAAGAAAGCGGAGATGCGCCGGCTGACTTTAGTCTGCATTGAACTGCTGGAACGGCATTTCCCTGGTATCGGCGAGCTTGGTTTCGATTATGCTGTAGATCATCGGGGAAAAATATGGATTCTGGAAGTAAATACAAGACCAAAATAA
- a CDS encoding O-antigen ligase family protein yields MSKPVYGKQAAPSKMTEKNSGPAWALCIAFILFLGWTPFQVGLFNGMRVEFEKPIYMAALLSGLLLLVCAVLYFKTFRLDGQRDLLTLAAILLPLTYALSLWGAASHYMAMNMLFTQFTYVAVFITSVYLLRQRQLNNVIQLGTLAIAYVIVGFGLLNWLGSWKLAGSLVGWFSDTVVNGKYTEAVMTDSNGLRLTSIFQYANTYAAFLMAFLFVALFALIRSRKWYGQLMHGFMLVPFIVSLLLTLSRGGLVLLPVVLIILLLFLKPVQQILWIINLAIAGVLSLLITNPVTGLGLELNTSFTSTAALHGWSYLLGASASTATLCWVVQHYLAPWLGRKLGSIESRRWSGAWIPVVSVAGVLILAFLFIGTSARNILPANISTRLENINFKQHSVLERFTFYIDAMKVVKDYPVLGTGGGGWASLYEHYQNNPYLSHQVHNFFLQYLIEVGILGFIVFMGFILFIFYKYIRGYLKRDKDDYNNGFFYLIIALSILVHSLLDFNMSYAFMGILVFLALGGMTVVMESRPLRLKWNKLWIRAGYFGLLGIGTGYLLFLSLGYISSSSEAYAAKKLVNVSQSYDEIKAPLVKALKTRPNHPESAAYLSMLDQQVFTQTQNEQFLDESYAVLTRALEGEPYNKDLLSQLAKYYDLKGQSEESYRVYLDNADKFMWDINWYDHLISRASLLGLQAYAKQDEAGKQKYFNSALASYKHVTDGIEHLKTLPPEQLQGREFFVTSTIALNAGRIQSLTGDGEAAGATVKQGFINGYEDLTDTSTLWTTDWYNGVISRSQELGAAALKRALDAYALGQTDLGDQETVNKERYFKTGLDAYAHAAADEEWFSTLPAEDQQGRGSMITSVMLLNAGKIQYLSKQWQAAAATLQQGLNEDYNDAVNRETARWYLAVQQRTQSAQDQAVYDKLIAADPEEAVKINEVAGMPL; encoded by the coding sequence GTGTCGAAACCTGTATACGGCAAACAAGCGGCTCCTTCCAAAATGACCGAAAAGAATTCCGGACCCGCATGGGCGCTCTGCATTGCCTTCATCCTGTTCCTGGGCTGGACCCCCTTCCAGGTTGGATTGTTCAACGGAATGAGAGTGGAATTTGAGAAGCCCATTTATATGGCTGCCTTGCTGAGCGGTCTGCTCCTGCTGGTCTGTGCTGTCCTGTACTTCAAGACCTTCAGGCTGGATGGGCAGCGCGATCTGCTTACCTTAGCCGCAATTCTGCTCCCGTTAACTTACGCCTTGTCCCTGTGGGGGGCCGCTTCACATTATATGGCGATGAACATGCTGTTCACCCAATTCACTTATGTGGCGGTCTTCATTACCAGTGTGTATCTGCTCCGCCAGAGGCAGCTCAATAATGTTATTCAGCTGGGTACTCTCGCAATCGCTTATGTGATCGTCGGTTTCGGTCTATTGAACTGGCTCGGAAGCTGGAAGCTTGCCGGCAGTCTTGTAGGCTGGTTCTCGGATACTGTGGTCAACGGCAAGTACACTGAAGCGGTGATGACCGATTCGAACGGGCTTCGCCTGACTTCCATTTTCCAGTATGCCAATACATATGCAGCGTTCCTGATGGCTTTTCTGTTCGTCGCTTTATTCGCGCTGATCCGCTCCCGGAAATGGTACGGACAGCTGATGCACGGATTTATGCTGGTTCCCTTCATCGTCTCCCTGCTGCTTACCTTGTCCCGCGGCGGTCTGGTCCTGCTGCCTGTGGTACTCATTATCCTGCTGCTTTTCCTGAAGCCTGTGCAGCAGATACTCTGGATTATCAATCTTGCCATTGCCGGCGTATTGTCTCTGCTGATCACGAATCCGGTGACCGGACTGGGCCTGGAGCTGAATACCTCCTTCACTTCCACGGCAGCCCTGCATGGCTGGAGTTATCTGCTGGGGGCGTCCGCTTCTACTGCCACGCTCTGCTGGGTTGTCCAGCATTACTTAGCACCTTGGCTGGGCCGCAAGCTCGGCAGCATAGAATCACGCCGCTGGAGCGGAGCATGGATTCCTGTGGTGTCTGTCGCCGGTGTGTTGATTCTCGCCTTCCTGTTCATCGGGACCAGCGCGCGCAATATTCTGCCGGCGAATATCAGTACCCGGCTGGAGAATATCAACTTCAAGCAGCACAGTGTGCTCGAACGTTTCACATTTTATATAGATGCCATGAAGGTGGTCAAAGATTATCCGGTACTTGGCACCGGAGGCGGGGGCTGGGCATCACTCTATGAGCATTACCAGAACAACCCTTACCTGAGCCACCAGGTCCACAACTTTTTCCTGCAGTACCTGATTGAAGTGGGCATCCTCGGCTTTATCGTGTTCATGGGCTTCATCCTGTTCATTTTCTACAAATATATCAGGGGATACCTGAAGCGCGACAAAGACGATTATAACAACGGGTTTTTCTATCTCATCATCGCGTTGTCGATTCTTGTTCACAGCCTGCTTGATTTCAATATGAGCTATGCGTTCATGGGGATTCTGGTCTTCCTCGCTCTGGGAGGGATGACCGTTGTCATGGAGAGCAGACCGCTCCGTCTCAAGTGGAACAAGCTCTGGATCAGAGCCGGGTATTTCGGGCTGCTGGGAATCGGCACCGGGTATCTGCTGTTCCTGTCTCTGGGGTATATCAGTTCCAGCTCTGAAGCCTATGCAGCCAAGAAGCTGGTCAACGTCAGCCAATCTTATGATGAGATCAAAGCCCCTCTGGTAAAAGCACTCAAAACCCGCCCGAATCATCCCGAATCGGCGGCATATCTGTCCATGCTGGATCAGCAGGTATTTACACAAACACAGAATGAACAGTTTCTGGACGAATCCTATGCTGTGTTAACCCGCGCACTTGAAGGTGAGCCTTATAACAAAGATCTGCTGTCCCAGCTGGCGAAATATTATGATCTGAAGGGCCAGAGTGAAGAGTCTTACCGGGTGTATCTCGATAATGCGGACAAGTTCATGTGGGATATTAACTGGTATGATCATCTGATCAGCCGTGCCTCCCTCCTTGGGCTGCAGGCATATGCCAAGCAAGATGAGGCAGGGAAACAGAAGTACTTCAATAGTGCCCTGGCTTCCTACAAGCATGTAACGGACGGCATTGAGCATTTGAAGACTCTTCCACCCGAGCAGCTTCAGGGCCGTGAATTCTTCGTTACCTCAACGATTGCCCTGAATGCAGGCCGAATCCAATCCCTGACCGGAGACGGGGAAGCTGCTGGGGCAACGGTGAAGCAAGGCTTCATCAATGGTTACGAAGATTTGACGGATACCAGTACACTCTGGACTACGGATTGGTACAACGGAGTGATCAGCCGTTCCCAGGAGTTAGGAGCCGCAGCTCTGAAGCGGGCACTGGATGCTTATGCACTGGGCCAGACGGATCTGGGGGATCAGGAGACGGTTAATAAGGAAAGGTATTTCAAAACCGGACTGGATGCTTATGCCCATGCGGCTGCGGATGAAGAATGGTTCAGCACCCTTCCGGCTGAAGATCAGCAGGGACGGGGATCGATGATTACTTCAGTTATGCTGCTGAACGCCGGTAAGATCCAATATTTATCGAAACAATGGCAAGCCGCCGCAGCCACACTGCAGCAAGGGCTGAATGAGGATTATAACGATGCCGTCAACCGGGAAACGGCCCGCTGGTATCTCGCTGTACAGCAGAGAACACAGAGTGCCCAGGATCAGGCAGTGTATGACAAGCTGATTGCAGCTGATCCCGAAGAGGCAGTCAAGATTAACGAAGTTGCCGGTATGCCGCTCTAA
- a CDS encoding response regulator transcription factor, whose amino-acid sequence MSKTILVVDDDEEIVKLITKSLRYEQFAVITARSGEEALSAVDDNHIDFIVLDIVMPDMNGLDVCRNIRTSYNVPILFLSARDQDIDKIVGLEIGADDYMTKPFSIQELASRIKAHFRKVDRLHKEWDELSPGKEKADAPLILNDKTFEAFLHSRKLDLSTKEFQILSILMRHPNQVLSREQIYEKVWGDEYGEINTVTVHIKNIRKKLGPEHNFIKTIWGIGYKYTEREQ is encoded by the coding sequence ATGTCAAAAACGATATTAGTAGTAGACGATGATGAAGAAATCGTAAAACTCATCACCAAAAGTTTAAGGTACGAGCAATTTGCAGTAATCACAGCCCGTTCCGGGGAAGAAGCCTTATCTGCAGTGGATGATAATCACATTGACTTCATCGTTCTGGATATAGTGATGCCTGATATGAATGGACTTGATGTCTGCAGAAATATCCGGACATCCTATAATGTTCCCATCCTTTTTTTAAGTGCGCGTGATCAGGACATTGATAAAATTGTCGGTCTCGAAATAGGAGCAGACGATTACATGACCAAACCTTTCAGTATTCAGGAGCTGGCCTCCAGGATAAAGGCCCATTTCCGGAAAGTGGACAGGCTGCATAAAGAGTGGGATGAGCTTAGTCCCGGGAAAGAAAAGGCGGATGCTCCGCTTATTTTGAACGATAAAACGTTTGAAGCCTTCCTGCATAGCCGGAAGCTCGACTTATCCACGAAAGAATTTCAAATTCTGTCTATCCTTATGCGTCATCCCAATCAGGTACTCAGCCGTGAGCAGATCTATGAGAAGGTCTGGGGAGACGAGTACGGAGAAATCAATACCGTAACGGTTCATATCAAGAATATCCGTAAGAAGCTGGGGCCTGAACATAACTTCATTAAAACCATTTGGGGTATAGGCTATAAATATACGGAAAGAGAGCAATAG
- a CDS encoding HAMP domain-containing sensor histidine kinase: protein MKLKIKLPLLFLLMLLILMFSIGIYLKFIFAVYSPIRTTLLDSRYIALLLPIFAIAGCIFFILIIYIYRSIEKPIRRLNTRLGEVNVVHPLPPLASRSNDEIGELYKHFNKMEHRLQLAHREQTDMIAAIAHDLKTPLTSINGFTELLATHKDLPDTEKQEYYELIQKKSAYMVELLNDFSRFTKETLELESMVTTRVKATELFADIAFEYEYELAGLDIELTCRHSFTDSIGLTVNEPMIRRVFGNLFSNAVRYGGKPDLKVYMTGYLREHHAYFQIEDNGIGVPDKDLSSLFLKFFTVDKSRQIQKGGLGLGLASCKSIIEHHGGEIMAFPSEYGGLGIRFSLPLASLH, encoded by the coding sequence ATGAAACTGAAAATAAAACTTCCCCTCTTATTCCTGCTGATGCTTCTCATTCTTATGTTTTCCATTGGAATCTACCTGAAGTTTATCTTTGCAGTGTATTCTCCTATACGCACCACATTGCTGGACTCACGATATATAGCATTGCTGCTGCCCATATTTGCCATCGCGGGTTGCATATTTTTCATTCTGATCATCTATATTTATAGAAGCATAGAGAAGCCCATCCGGCGGCTGAATACCCGGCTGGGGGAAGTCAATGTGGTCCATCCCCTGCCTCCGCTGGCTTCGAGGAGTAACGACGAGATCGGAGAACTTTATAAGCACTTCAATAAGATGGAGCACAGGCTTCAGCTCGCCCACAGAGAACAGACTGATATGATTGCAGCCATCGCCCACGATTTGAAGACACCCCTGACCTCTATTAACGGCTTCACCGAACTGCTGGCTACACATAAGGACTTACCCGACACTGAAAAGCAGGAATATTATGAACTGATTCAAAAGAAGTCAGCCTATATGGTTGAGCTCCTCAATGATTTCTCCCGCTTCACCAAAGAAACACTGGAGCTGGAATCCATGGTGACCACACGTGTAAAGGCAACAGAATTATTTGCAGACATCGCCTTTGAATATGAGTACGAGCTGGCGGGACTTGATATTGAACTGACTTGCCGCCATTCCTTCACGGACAGCATCGGGCTGACGGTCAATGAACCGATGATCCGCCGGGTGTTCGGCAACCTCTTCAGCAATGCTGTAAGGTATGGAGGGAAGCCTGATCTGAAGGTGTACATGACCGGATATTTGCGGGAGCATCATGCCTATTTCCAGATTGAGGATAACGGAATCGGCGTACCGGATAAGGATCTCTCTTCTCTGTTCCTTAAATTTTTCACGGTGGATAAATCGCGGCAAATCCAAAAGGGCGGACTTGGGCTGGGCCTGGCAAGCTGTAAATCTATTATTGAGCATCACGGGGGAGAGATTATGGCCTTCCCTTCCGAATATGGCGGTTTGGGAATAAGATTCAGCCTCCCCCTGGCTTCACTTCACTGA
- a CDS encoding alpha/beta hydrolase, whose translation MSIEFSRWPNNYMMSYQVTKALGMASLGATDVTEIYEACKKIDPDDKATWHREWLITAQALEKHGKEAETAGNWYTARNCYIRACNYYRIAEYAVMDEDAEKICIFKKVNELFEAAGQYFDVPPEKIEVDYEDVKLDGYFFSPSWIEGPKPTVFALNGGDEWSIENYFWLGPAFLSCGYNFLVYDQPGTGLSMYEKGKGRRADSEAFHSRAIDFLLTRPEVDPDKIIVHGESFAAYDSLRFASFDHRIAAVISDGGTHAFDWKAMLSWMPPSLAAHGMRILGAESLEDFAENPRFAYDLEGVLHQIECPLLVMHGAEEILVQPNPLTQAMKNYEQAGSTNKTFFAIEDRRLGGLEHCQVDNINVLHEVALNWLCSIGLGPAAPRQS comes from the coding sequence ATGTCAATTGAGTTCAGCCGCTGGCCCAATAATTACATGATGTCATACCAGGTTACCAAAGCTTTGGGTATGGCAAGCCTCGGCGCTACGGATGTCACCGAAATCTACGAGGCCTGCAAAAAAATCGACCCCGATGACAAGGCTACGTGGCACAGGGAGTGGCTCATCACCGCTCAGGCATTGGAAAAACACGGCAAGGAGGCCGAAACGGCCGGAAACTGGTATACCGCGCGGAACTGCTACATTCGTGCCTGCAATTACTACAGAATCGCAGAGTATGCGGTGATGGATGAGGATGCTGAGAAAATCTGTATCTTTAAAAAGGTTAATGAACTCTTCGAAGCCGCCGGACAGTACTTCGATGTCCCCCCGGAGAAGATTGAGGTTGATTACGAGGATGTCAAGCTGGATGGATACTTCTTCTCCCCTTCCTGGATCGAAGGCCCAAAACCGACCGTATTTGCGCTTAACGGTGGTGACGAGTGGTCCATTGAGAATTATTTCTGGCTGGGTCCTGCCTTCCTTTCGTGCGGATATAACTTTTTGGTCTATGACCAGCCCGGCACCGGTCTATCGATGTACGAGAAGGGAAAGGGGCGACGGGCGGACAGCGAGGCTTTTCATTCCCGGGCCATCGACTTCCTTCTCACACGGCCGGAAGTTGATCCTGATAAGATTATCGTGCACGGGGAGAGTTTTGCAGCCTACGACTCCTTGCGGTTCGCTTCGTTCGATCACAGGATTGCTGCCGTGATCTCCGACGGCGGTACGCATGCCTTCGACTGGAAAGCCATGCTGTCATGGATGCCGCCAAGTCTGGCCGCACACGGCATGAGAATTCTGGGGGCGGAAAGCCTGGAGGATTTTGCGGAGAATCCGCGTTTTGCCTATGATCTTGAAGGCGTACTCCACCAGATCGAATGTCCGCTGCTTGTCATGCATGGAGCGGAGGAGATATTGGTTCAGCCCAATCCGCTGACACAGGCCATGAAGAATTACGAGCAGGCCGGTTCGACAAACAAGACATTCTTCGCGATAGAGGATAGACGGCTTGGCGGATTAGAACACTGTCAGGTGGATAACATCAACGTGCTGCATGAGGTAGCGCTGAATTGGCTCTGTTCTATTGGGCTTGGGCCAGCCGCCCCCCGCCAATCATAG